A single genomic interval of Spirosoma linguale DSM 74 harbors:
- a CDS encoding NAD-dependent epimerase/dehydratase (PFAM: NAD-dependent epimerase/dehydratase; Male sterility domain~KEGG: pin:Ping_0777 dNTP-hexose dehydratase/epimerase), which yields MKILITGGAGFVGASLAISLKQNYPQYQIFALDNLKRRGSELSLARLKAAGIEFLHGDIRNKEDFDALPAVDTVIEASAEPSVLAGLDGTPDYLINTNLFGTVNCLNYALKHKANFIFLSTSRVYPIKTIETLNFEEADTRFVLTDDQPVPGVSSKGIAENFPLDGARSLYGTTKLASELLIQEYNEFYGLKTVINRCGVITGPWQMGKVDQGVMVLWIAKHFFEQQLAYIGYGGTGKQTRDMLHIADLYRLIDWELHHLDAVDGKILNAGGGVESSASLQELTKICQEVTGKTIPIKEVAENRAADIRLYITDNTNVTNLTGWKPELGIREIVTDIHEWLKENRAALEPILK from the coding sequence ATGAAAATTCTCATTACCGGCGGTGCCGGATTTGTTGGTGCATCGCTCGCCATTTCACTCAAACAGAACTATCCGCAGTATCAGATTTTTGCGCTTGATAATTTAAAACGACGGGGTTCGGAGCTGAGTCTGGCCCGGTTGAAAGCCGCTGGTATTGAGTTTCTGCACGGTGATATCCGGAATAAAGAAGATTTTGATGCCCTGCCAGCGGTCGACACAGTAATCGAAGCCTCTGCTGAACCGTCCGTTCTGGCCGGTCTGGACGGCACCCCGGATTACCTGATCAATACAAACCTGTTTGGCACGGTCAATTGCCTGAACTACGCACTGAAGCATAAAGCTAATTTTATCTTCCTGTCGACGAGCCGGGTTTACCCCATCAAAACCATTGAAACCCTCAATTTTGAGGAAGCCGACACGCGTTTTGTGCTGACCGACGACCAGCCTGTGCCAGGTGTGTCGTCTAAAGGCATCGCCGAAAACTTCCCGCTCGATGGTGCCCGGTCGCTTTACGGCACTACCAAACTGGCATCGGAACTGCTGATTCAGGAGTATAATGAGTTTTACGGACTGAAAACAGTCATTAACCGTTGTGGGGTGATTACCGGCCCCTGGCAGATGGGTAAGGTCGATCAGGGCGTGATGGTGCTCTGGATTGCCAAACACTTCTTCGAGCAGCAACTGGCGTATATTGGGTACGGTGGAACGGGCAAACAAACCCGCGACATGCTCCACATCGCCGACCTTTACCGCCTGATCGACTGGGAATTACACCATTTAGACGCTGTTGACGGTAAGATTCTGAACGCAGGTGGTGGTGTAGAAAGCAGCGCTTCCTTACAGGAGCTGACTAAAATCTGTCAGGAAGTAACGGGCAAAACGATACCGATAAAAGAGGTAGCCGAGAACCGGGCCGCCGATATCCGACTCTACATTACCGACAATACCAACGTCACGAACTTAACGGGCTGGAAACCTGAACTTGGCAT